From Apium graveolens cultivar Ventura chromosome 9, ASM990537v1, whole genome shotgun sequence, the proteins below share one genomic window:
- the LOC141684300 gene encoding patatin-like protein 7, with product MAVSMLETNCELDKLTSEIFSILENKFLFGEFDHDPQFSLTKQHVFPLEQLKSGKHVTGKVRILSIDGAGATDGILSGKSLVHLENNLQQKSGDPNARIADFFDVVAGSGAGGVLAALLFTSGKDGRPIFTAKEALDFIVENRRKIFNSPAAVGFRRFFRSPENVFGKKFGELTLKDTMKAVLIPCYDLTSGAPFVFSRADAFETDGYDFMIKDVCAATSAGRIAIEMKSVDKKTKIMAIGGEVAMNNPTSVAITHVLNNKQEFPFCNGVEDLLVVSLGNGESCSGVAGKLSSLPTAFVKIAGEGVSDMVDQAVSMAFGESRSSNYVRIQANNGVGSFKGDENKNVLASIDQMLRQKSVESVLFKGKKLVERTNLEKLELFSGELIKEHERRKTSILPTVVLKHASGGTPRTSSATSSSTLSSN from the exons ATGGCAGTTTCAATGCTTGAAACCAACTGTGAACTAGACAAGCTCACTTCTGAGATCTTCTCAATTCTCGAAAATAAGTTCCTGTTTGGAGAATTTGATCACGACCCTCAATTTTCTTTGACTAAACAGCATGTTTTTCCACTAGAACAACTTAAATCCGGCAAACATGTTACCGGAAAAGTGAGAATTCTGTCCATTGACGGCGCCGGTGCCACCGACGGTATACTTTCCGGGAAGTCTTTAGTTCATTTGGAGAACAATCTTCAACAAAAATCTGGTGACCCTAATGCGAGAATTGCGGATTTTTTTGATGTCGTGGCTGGCTCCGGCGCCGGCGGTGTTCTCGCCGCACTTTTGTTTACTTCCGGAAAAGACGGAAGACCCATTTTCACGGCAAAAGAAGCTTTGGATTTCATTGTGGAAAATCGCCGGAAAATTTTTAATTCGCCGGCGGCGGTAGGGTTCCGGCGGTTTTTCCGGTCACCGGAGAATGTGTTTGGTAAGAAGTTTGGAGAGTTGACATTGAAAGATACGATGAAAGCTGTTTTGATTCCTTGTTATGATTTAACTAGTGGGGCGCCTTTTGTGTTTTCCCGCGCTGATGCTTTCGAAACCGACGGCTACGATTTCATGATCAAGGATGTGTGTGCTGCCACGTCAGCTGGTCGAATTGCAATAGAGATGAAATCGGTTGATAAAAAAACTAAAATTATGGCAATTGGCGGTGAGGTTGCGATGAATAATCCGACATCTGTAGCGATCACTCATGTGCTTAATAATAAGCAAGAATTTCCATTTTGTAATGGAGTTGAAGATTTGTTGGTTGTGTCCTTAGGGAATGGCGAATCGTGTTCCGGTGTTGCCGGAAAATTATCTTCTTTGCCGACAGCATTTGTCAAGATAGCCGGAGAAGGAGTTTCCGACATG GTTGATCAAGCTGTATCCATGGCATTTGGAGAGTCTAGATCAAGCAATTATGTTCGTATACAAGCTAATAATGGTGTCGGTAGCTTCAAAGGTGACGAGAACAAAAACGTATTGGCGTCAATAGACCAAATGTTGAGACAAAAGAGTGTAGAATCAGTGTTGTTCAAGGGGAAAAAGTTGGTTGAGAGGACTAATTTGGAGAAACTGGAATTATTTTCCGGAGAGTTGATTAAGGAACACGAGAGGAGAAAGACGAGTATTTTACCGACTGTGGTTTTAAAACACGCATCTGGTGGAACACCAAGAACGTCATCTGCAACATCATCATCGACTTTATCTTCTAATTAA
- the LOC141684301 gene encoding LOB domain-containing protein 4-like, with translation MKFNGKKQGGAAAAGLSSGAQASPCAACKLLRRKCAAGDCVFAPHFPPDDPSKFANVHKVFGASNVNKMLQEVPEQQRGDAVSSMVYEANARVRDPVYGCVGAISCLQQQIDTLQTQLAVAQAQVLHLRVHIAATAGQALCASSCGSPMTSKITMSQQMIKPSSNMSMIVEQGSLGDMTWSC, from the exons ATGAAGTTTAATGGGAAAAAACAAGGTGGTGCAGCTGCAGCAGGCTTGTCATCAGGAGCACAAGCATCACCATGTGCAGCCTGCAAGCTTCTCCGGAGAAAATGTGCAGCTGGGGACTGTGTATTTGCTCCTCATTTTCCACCTGATGATCCTTCCAAATTTGCTAATGTTCACAAGGTCTTTGGTGCTAGTAATGTCAACAAAATGTTGCAG GAGGTGCCTGAGCAGCAACGAGGAGATGCAGTGAGTAGCATGGTGTATGAAGCAAATGCCAGGGTCCGAGACCCAGTTTACGGATGTGTTGGGGCCATTTCATGTCTACAACAACAAATTGACACGTTACAGACTCAGTTAGCAGTAGCTCAAGCACAAGTATTGCACCTTCGTGTTCATATAGCAGCTACAGCGGGTCAAGCCCTTTGTGCATCAAGCTGTGGATCGCCTATGACATCGAAGATAACAATGAGCCAACAGATGATCAAACCCAGTTCTAACATGAGTATGATTGTAGAGCAGGGCAGCCTAGGAGATATGACTTGGTCATGTTAA
- the LOC141682846 gene encoding uncharacterized protein LOC141682846 has translation MNKEDILGRNRVEDVSWLCSLSEPELDLLIDIKMMVIHRANLINCDSLVEKFDLKILRALGFILMEHYKENIKNMSDNPGLADICASLDRCNLLKQDDKNGSDSMSMEELKEFICNKKRTAAELYSEEVSQEPGGELMEED, from the exons ATGAATAAAGAAGATATTTTAGGACGTAATAGAGTTGAAGATGTTAGTTGGCTCTGCTCCCTAAGCGAACCTGAGCTT GATTTACTGATTGATATAAAGATGATGGTCATTCACCGTGCGAATTTGATTAATTGTGATTCTTTGGTGGAAAAATTTGACTTGAAGATTCTTCGAGCACTTG GATTTATTTTGATGGAGCACTATAAAGAGAACATCAAGAATATGTCAGATAACCCAGGCTTGGCCGACATTTGTGCTTCTTTGGACCGATGTAATTTACTGAAACAGGACGACAAGAATGGTTCTGATTCTATGAGTATGGAAGAACTGAAAGAATTTATTTGCAATAAAAAAAGGACAGCTGCAGAATT ATATAGCGAGGAGGTGTCTCAAGAACCCGGAGGAGAGCTAATGGAGGAAGATTAG
- the LOC141686874 gene encoding putative aspartyl protease At4g16563 yields the protein MSSLLSILTTFYLFCLTNALFTIYQSHARDKNPHSLILGLTRSRAINPNSQKQLDPVKKPSESLDMMEPLKEVRDGYLITLNLGTPPQMIQVYMDTGSDLTWVPCGNLSFDCIECNDYRNNKLISGFSPSHSSSSFRDSCATHFCTDIHSSDNSYDSCTMAGCSLSTLIKGTCTRPCPSFAYTYGGGVVTGTLTRDTLRLHGNDRGVTREIQKYCFGCVASTYREPIGIAGFGKGPLSFPSQVGFLQKGFSHCFLAFEFANNPNISSPLIIGDLAISSKEHLPFTPMLKSLMYPNYYYIGLESVTVGNISSAVQVPSSMREFDSLGNGGMLIDSGTTYTHLPEPFYSQLLSVLQSVISYPRANEVEARSNFDLCYGVPNSSNSITLLDDLPSITFHFLNNASVVIPQGNHFYAMGAPNNGTVVKCLLFQSMDDGDDGPAGIFGSFQQQNVEVIYDLEKERIGFQPMDCAAASASHGLHKI from the coding sequence ATGTCATCACTCCTCAGCATCCTCACCACCTTTTATCTCTTTTGTCTTACCAATGCATTGTTCACTATATATCAGTCTCATGCAAGAGATAAAAACCCTCATTCACTAATCCTTGGTTTGACTCGTTCCAGGGCGATCAATCCTAATTCTCAAAAACAATTAGATCCTGTAAAGAAACCATCAGAAAGCTTAGACATGATGGAGCCACTTAAAGAAGTTAGAGATGGATATTTGATAACACTAAATTTAGGAACACCACCACAAATGATCCAAGTATATATGGATACTGGGAGTGACCTTACTTGGGTTCCTTGCGGAAATCTATCTTTTGATTGCATTGAGTGCAATGACTATAGGAACAATAAGTTAATATCTGGTTTTTCTCCTTCCCACTCTTCTTCATCCTTTAGAGATTCCTGTGCCACTCATTTTTGTACAGATATTCATAGTTCTGATAACTCATATGACTCTTGCACCATGGCTGGTTGCTCCTTAAGTACTCTAATAAAGGGTACCTGCACCAGACCATGCCCTTCATTCGCTTATACATATGGAGGGGGTGTTGTCACTGGTACATTAACTAGGGACACCCTTCGACTCCATGGCAATGACCGAGGAGTTACCAGAGAGATTCAAAAGTACTGTTTTGGGTGTGTTGCATCTACTTATCGAGAACCTATTGGGATTGCAGGATTTGGTAAAGGACCACTTTCTTTCCCTTCACAAGTAGGGTTCCTTCAGAAGGGCTTCTCTCATTGTTTTCTTGCCTTCGAGTTTGCAAACAACCCAAACATTTCGAGCCCCTTAATCATAGGAGATCTTGCCATCTCTTCCAAAGAGCATTTGCCATTCACCCCAATGCTGAAGAGTCTAATGTACCCTAACTACTATTACATTGGTCTAGAGTCTGTAACTGTGGGAAATATAAGTTCAGCAGTTCAGGTTCCCTCAAGCATGAGAGAATTTGATTCTTTAGGTAATGGAGGCATGTTGATTGACTCTGGAACCACTTACACTCACCTACCGGAGCCATTCTATTCTCAACTTCTTTCTGTGCTTCAATCTGTTATTAGCTACCCTCGAGCCAATGAAGTAGAAGCACGAAGCAATTTTGATCTTTGCTACGGAGTTCCAAATTCAAGTAACAGTATCACCTTATTAGATGATCTCCCTTCAATTACTTTCCATTTCTTGAACAATGCAAGTGTAGTAATACCTCAAGGAAATCACTTCTATGCCATGGGAGCACCTAATAATGGAACAGTAGTGAAATGCTTACTGTTTCAAAGTATGGATGATGGTGATGATGGGCCTGCTGGAATCTTTGGAAGTTTCCAGCAGCAAAATGTGGAGGTTATTTATGACCTGGAGAAGGAGAGAATTGGATTTCAACCAATGGATTGCGCAGCTGCTTCAGCTTCCCACGGACTTCATAAGATATAA